From Rhodococcus antarcticus, the proteins below share one genomic window:
- the sdhC gene encoding succinate dehydrogenase, cytochrome b556 subunit, translating into MASTTAAPPRAGSTRSVYRGDPGMWSWVAHRITGVATFFFLFVHVLDTALVRVSPQAYDAVIETYKNPVVNLLELGLVGAVLYHALNGIRIMAVDFWIKGPRYQRTMLWVSLAVWAAVMVPGTYFIMQRTVSNLFGGS; encoded by the coding sequence ATGGCCAGCACGACAGCAGCCCCGCCCCGCGCGGGTTCCACGAGGTCGGTCTACCGGGGCGACCCGGGCATGTGGTCGTGGGTCGCCCACCGGATCACGGGCGTCGCCACCTTCTTCTTCCTGTTCGTCCACGTCCTGGACACCGCCCTGGTGCGGGTGTCGCCGCAGGCGTACGACGCGGTGATCGAGACCTACAAGAACCCGGTGGTCAACCTCCTCGAGCTCGGGCTCGTCGGCGCGGTTCTCTACCACGCGCTCAACGGCATCCGGATCATGGCGGTCGACTTCTGGATCAAGGGCCCGCGCTACCAGCGGACCATGCTCTGGGTGAGCCTCGCGGTGTGGGCCGCCGTGATGGTCCCCGGCACGTACTTCATCATGCAGCGCACCGTGTCCAACCTCTTCGGCGGGAGCTGA
- a CDS encoding succinate dehydrogenase iron-sulfur subunit: MTALDERPASAGPAAPPVPEGSIMVTLRVRRFDADNPDDARWDTFQVPALRTDRVLNLLHYVKWYLDGTLTFRRSCAHGVCGSDAVRINGVNRLACKVLLRDLLKGEGKETTISVEPIRGLPVEKDLVVDMEPFFDAFRAVKPFLMTSGNEPTRERYQSAADRARYDDTTKCILCACCTTSCPVYWSDGSYFGPAAIVNAHRFIFDSRDEGASERLDILNDVDGVWRCRTTFNCTDACPRGIQVTKAIQEVKRALLFAR, encoded by the coding sequence ATGACTGCTCTCGACGAGCGCCCCGCCAGCGCCGGGCCCGCGGCCCCCCCCGTTCCCGAGGGGTCGATCATGGTGACGCTGCGGGTCCGGCGCTTCGACGCCGACAACCCCGACGACGCCCGCTGGGACACCTTCCAGGTTCCCGCCCTGCGCACCGACCGGGTCCTGAACCTGCTGCACTACGTCAAGTGGTACCTCGACGGCACCCTCACCTTCCGGCGCTCGTGCGCCCACGGGGTGTGCGGCTCCGACGCGGTGCGCATCAACGGGGTCAACCGCCTGGCGTGCAAGGTGCTGCTGCGCGACCTGCTCAAGGGTGAGGGCAAGGAGACCACCATCTCCGTCGAGCCCATCCGCGGGCTGCCGGTGGAGAAGGACCTCGTCGTGGACATGGAGCCGTTCTTCGACGCGTTCCGTGCCGTGAAGCCGTTCCTGATGACCTCCGGCAACGAGCCCACCCGCGAGCGCTACCAGTCCGCCGCCGACCGGGCGCGCTACGACGACACCACCAAGTGCATCCTGTGCGCCTGCTGCACCACCTCGTGCCCGGTGTACTGGAGCGACGGCAGCTACTTCGGCCCTGCCGCCATCGTCAACGCCCACCGGTTCATCTTCGACAGCCGCGACGAGGGCGCCTCCGAGCGGCTGGACATCCTGAACGACGTCGACGGCGTCTGGCGCTGCCGCACCACGTTCAACTGCACCGACGCCTGCCCGCGCGGCATCCAGGTGACCAAGGCGATCCAGGAGGTCAAGCGCGCGCTGCTCTTCGCCCGCTGA
- a CDS encoding serine hydrolase: MHRRPLALLVALAVLLGAALTTGAVAPGTVSDAARPGQVPAPPSTPFTTPNTDACPYATTPPPAVDASEVPAPGTTAPAPLARPAEPVGGSALGGCGVVTPGGGPTVPDGISAAAWVVADLDTGEVLAAKDPHGLHRPASTLKVLTTLLVLRTLPLDQVVTGTQADADVEGSGVGVGPGGQYTVRTLLTGLLLKSGNDAAHALAVAMGGADATVGAMNTLAASVGALDTRAATPSGLDGPGMSTSAYDLALLFRLAMAEPTFAELTATRRAQFPGYGGRPAFEIDNDDKLLYGYPGALGGKPGFTDDARQTFVGAAERGGRRLVVSLLDGERTPRVPWQQAAALLDYGFALPVAAGGVGRLLTGASGTALPAPAAMSGVPAPGPAQVGVAGAAAPAARSATGLLGLAVVALGAALLVVVLLVGLDAVWRRRRS; this comes from the coding sequence GTGCACCGCCGCCCGCTCGCCCTGCTCGTGGCGCTCGCGGTCCTGCTCGGCGCGGCCCTCACCACCGGCGCCGTCGCCCCCGGCACCGTGTCCGACGCCGCGCGGCCCGGGCAGGTCCCAGCACCACCGAGCACCCCGTTCACCACGCCCAACACCGACGCGTGCCCGTACGCGACCACCCCGCCGCCCGCGGTGGACGCCTCCGAGGTGCCCGCCCCCGGCACGACCGCACCCGCACCGCTGGCACGCCCGGCGGAGCCCGTCGGCGGGAGTGCCCTCGGGGGCTGCGGCGTGGTCACCCCGGGCGGTGGCCCGACGGTGCCCGACGGGATCTCGGCCGCGGCGTGGGTGGTCGCCGACCTCGACACCGGGGAGGTGCTGGCCGCCAAGGACCCGCACGGGCTGCACCGTCCGGCCAGCACCCTCAAGGTGCTCACCACGCTCCTGGTGCTGCGGACCCTGCCGCTCGACCAGGTCGTCACCGGCACCCAGGCCGACGCCGACGTGGAGGGCAGCGGGGTGGGGGTGGGGCCCGGCGGTCAGTACACCGTCCGCACCCTGCTCACCGGGCTGCTGCTGAAGTCCGGGAACGACGCCGCGCACGCGCTGGCCGTGGCGATGGGCGGCGCGGACGCGACGGTCGGCGCCATGAACACCCTGGCGGCGTCGGTGGGGGCGCTGGACACCCGGGCGGCCACTCCGTCCGGGCTCGACGGCCCCGGGATGAGCACCTCGGCCTACGACCTGGCGCTGCTGTTCCGCCTGGCCATGGCGGAGCCGACCTTCGCCGAGCTCACCGCCACCCGCAGGGCCCAGTTCCCGGGTTACGGGGGCAGGCCGGCCTTCGAGATCGACAACGACGACAAGCTGCTCTACGGCTACCCCGGAGCCCTGGGCGGCAAACCCGGCTTCACCGACGATGCGCGGCAGACCTTCGTCGGGGCGGCCGAGCGGGGCGGGCGCCGCCTGGTGGTCTCGCTGCTGGACGGCGAGCGCACCCCGCGGGTGCCCTGGCAGCAGGCCGCCGCCCTGCTCGACTACGGATTCGCCCTGCCCGTGGCCGCCGGCGGGGTCGGCCGGCTCCTCACCGGGGCCTCCGGCACCGCCCTGCCCGCCCCGGCCGCAATGTCCGGCGTGCCCGCCCCCGGGCCGGCCCAGGTCGGTGTGGCGGGTGCAGCGGCACCGGCGGCCCGCTCTGCCACCGGTCTGCTCGGCCTGGCCGTCGTGGCCCTCGGCGCCGCACTGCTGGTGGTGGTCCTGCTGGTGGGCCTCGACGCGGTGTGGCGGCGGCGCAGGAGCTGA
- a CDS encoding BMP family lipoprotein, with protein sequence MKRVRATALVAGLAAAAMVLTACGGGSSTAGGSNTSGSSTAGASGGIAVGLAYDIGGRGDKSFNDSAAKGLDKAKSELGVTVQESEAQPNETDADKEERLRTLADGGAKAVVAVGFAYSGPLAKVAKDYPDVKFAIVDDAAATGDNITNIVFAENESSFLVGAAAALKTKSGTVGFIGGVQTPLIEKFQAGYAAGAQAAKPGTKVLVQYLTQAPDFTGFNDPAKGETAAGGLLDQGADVVYQAAGGSGSGVFKAVAAKPGSLAIGVDSDQYVSADPSVQGIILTSALKNVDVGVFDFIKAVGDGSVKPGSTLYDLKNDGVGYATSGSLIGDISPQLDGYKAKIVDGSIKVPTAP encoded by the coding sequence ATGAAGCGCGTGCGTGCAACTGCCCTCGTCGCCGGCCTGGCCGCCGCGGCGATGGTGCTGACGGCCTGCGGCGGCGGCAGCTCGACGGCCGGCGGGAGCAACACCTCCGGCAGCAGCACGGCCGGGGCGAGCGGCGGCATCGCCGTCGGCCTCGCCTACGACATCGGCGGTCGTGGGGACAAGTCGTTCAACGACTCGGCGGCCAAGGGCCTGGACAAGGCGAAGAGCGAGCTGGGCGTCACCGTCCAGGAGTCCGAGGCCCAGCCGAACGAGACCGACGCCGACAAGGAGGAGCGCCTGCGCACGCTCGCGGACGGCGGGGCCAAGGCCGTCGTCGCCGTGGGCTTCGCCTACTCCGGTCCGCTGGCCAAGGTGGCCAAGGACTACCCAGACGTCAAGTTCGCGATCGTGGACGACGCGGCGGCGACCGGCGACAACATCACCAACATCGTCTTCGCCGAGAACGAGAGCTCGTTCCTCGTGGGTGCGGCCGCCGCGCTGAAGACGAAGTCCGGCACCGTCGGCTTCATCGGCGGCGTCCAGACGCCGCTGATCGAGAAGTTCCAGGCCGGCTACGCCGCCGGCGCGCAGGCCGCGAAACCCGGCACCAAGGTGCTCGTGCAGTACCTGACCCAGGCCCCCGACTTCACCGGGTTCAACGACCCGGCCAAGGGCGAGACCGCGGCGGGCGGGCTGCTCGACCAGGGCGCGGACGTCGTCTACCAGGCCGCCGGCGGTTCGGGCTCGGGGGTCTTCAAGGCCGTCGCCGCCAAGCCGGGCTCGCTGGCCATCGGCGTGGACTCCGACCAGTACGTGTCGGCCGACCCGTCGGTGCAGGGCATCATCCTCACCTCGGCGCTGAAGAACGTCGACGTGGGCGTCTTCGACTTCATCAAGGCCGTCGGTGACGGGTCGGTCAAGCCCGGCTCCACGTTGTACGACCTGAAGAACGACGGCGTCGGCTACGCCACCTCGGGCAGCCTGATCGGCGACATCTCCCCCCAGCTGGACGGCTACAAGGCGAAGATCGTCGACGGCTCGATCAAGGTGCCCACCGCTCCCTGA
- the sdhA gene encoding succinate dehydrogenase flavoprotein subunit, with product MQEHKYDVVIVGAGGAGMRAAIESGQRARTAVLTKLYPTRSHTGAAQGGMCAALANVEEDNWEWHTFDTVKGGDYLVDQDAAEIMAKEAIDAVLDLEKMGLPFNRTPEGKIDQRRFGGHTRNHGEAAVRRACYAADRTGHMILQTLYQNCVKQGIEFYNEFYVLDLCLTDTDEGRVCTGVVAYELATGELHVFNAKSVIFATGGAGKMFKTTSNAHTLTGDGLGIIFRKGLPLEDMEFFQFHPTGLAGLGILISEAVRGEGGILRNADGERFMERYAPTIKDLAPRDIVARSMVQEVREGRGAGPNKDYVYIDVTHLGAEVLEAKLPDITEFSRTYLGVDPVTELVPVFPTCHYLMGGIPTTIHGEVLSDNETVVKGLYAAGECACVSVHGSNRLGTNSLLDINVFGRRAGIAASEYANTVGHTELPEAPTSMVEGWLELVLSEHGNERVADIRTELQVTMDNNASVFRTEETLKQALTDVQSFKERYSRIQVQDKGTRYNTDMLEALELGFLLELAETTIVGAIARKESRGGHSREDYTTRDDVNFMRHTMAYKVGDGLLADIRLDYKPVVQTRYEPMERKY from the coding sequence ATGCAGGAGCACAAGTACGACGTCGTCATCGTCGGCGCGGGCGGTGCCGGCATGCGTGCGGCCATCGAGTCGGGCCAGCGCGCCCGCACGGCCGTGCTGACCAAGCTCTACCCCACCCGGTCGCACACCGGCGCGGCCCAGGGCGGCATGTGCGCCGCGCTGGCCAACGTCGAGGAGGACAACTGGGAGTGGCACACCTTCGACACCGTCAAGGGTGGTGACTACCTGGTCGACCAGGACGCCGCCGAGATCATGGCCAAGGAGGCCATCGACGCGGTGCTCGACCTGGAGAAGATGGGCCTGCCGTTCAACCGCACGCCCGAGGGCAAGATCGACCAGCGCCGCTTCGGCGGGCACACCCGCAACCACGGCGAGGCCGCCGTCCGCCGGGCCTGCTACGCCGCCGACCGCACCGGCCACATGATCCTGCAGACGCTGTACCAGAACTGCGTCAAGCAGGGCATCGAGTTCTACAACGAGTTCTACGTCCTCGACCTGTGCCTGACCGACACCGACGAGGGCAGGGTCTGCACCGGCGTCGTCGCCTACGAGCTGGCCACCGGCGAGCTGCACGTCTTCAACGCCAAGTCCGTCATCTTCGCCACCGGCGGTGCCGGCAAGATGTTCAAGACGACGTCCAACGCGCACACCCTCACCGGCGACGGCCTGGGCATCATCTTCCGCAAGGGTCTCCCGCTGGAGGACATGGAGTTCTTCCAGTTCCACCCCACCGGGCTGGCCGGCCTCGGCATCCTCATCTCCGAGGCCGTGCGCGGGGAGGGCGGCATCCTCCGCAACGCCGACGGCGAGCGCTTCATGGAGCGCTACGCACCCACCATCAAGGACCTCGCCCCCCGGGACATCGTGGCCCGGTCGATGGTCCAGGAGGTCCGCGAGGGCCGTGGCGCCGGCCCCAACAAGGACTACGTCTACATCGACGTGACCCACCTGGGCGCCGAGGTCCTCGAGGCCAAGCTCCCCGACATCACCGAGTTCTCCCGCACCTACCTCGGGGTGGACCCGGTCACCGAGCTCGTCCCGGTGTTCCCGACCTGCCACTACCTGATGGGCGGCATCCCCACGACGATCCACGGCGAGGTGCTCAGCGACAACGAGACCGTCGTCAAGGGTCTCTACGCCGCGGGCGAGTGCGCCTGCGTCTCCGTGCACGGCTCCAACCGGCTCGGCACCAACTCGCTGCTGGACATCAACGTGTTCGGCCGCCGCGCGGGCATCGCGGCCTCGGAGTACGCCAACACCGTGGGTCACACCGAGCTCCCGGAGGCCCCCACCTCCATGGTCGAGGGGTGGCTCGAGCTGGTCCTCAGCGAGCACGGCAACGAGCGGGTGGCCGACATCCGCACCGAGCTCCAGGTCACCATGGACAACAACGCCTCGGTCTTCCGCACCGAGGAGACGCTGAAGCAGGCGCTCACCGACGTGCAGTCGTTCAAGGAGCGCTACAGCCGGATCCAGGTGCAGGACAAGGGCACCCGCTACAACACCGACATGCTCGAGGCGCTCGAGCTGGGCTTCCTGCTGGAGCTGGCGGAGACCACCATCGTCGGGGCCATCGCGCGCAAGGAGTCGCGTGGCGGGCACTCCCGGGAGGACTACACCACCCGGGACGACGTCAACTTCATGCGGCACACGATGGCCTACAAGGTCGGGGACGGACTGCTCGCCGACATCCGCCTCGACTACAAGCCCGTCGTGCAGACCCGCTACGAGCCGATGGAGCGAAAGTACTGA
- a CDS encoding YihY/virulence factor BrkB family protein has translation MTARTRRPDAVQERTGTTTDTASERAALAPDDGPGLLDRLKARVPYLERVLRAATRYSEQRGGYFAAGITYYTVLALVPIVMVAFAALGFVLAGQPGLVQQVRDGVTTAVPGDLQTTVNKLVDTAITQRSKVGIVGLVAAVYSGLGWMSNIREGLTAVWRQHPPDKIFLLKKLGDLGAFLGLGLALVVSVLISVVGGASTSFVIGLVGLDGVPGAFILTRIVAIVLSILVSWMLFSWVIAKLPRVAVGLRSALTGALLAAVVFEGFKQAASYILKGTLSSPGFELFGPVIAILVFVFYTGQVVLFSTAFAATTEQSLRGQTVPVPGPAVVTTRLEISPAPNVGGVLTGVGVGVLALLGLGWRHRR, from the coding sequence GTGACGGCGCGGACCCGTCGACCGGACGCGGTGCAGGAGCGCACCGGGACCACCACCGACACGGCCTCCGAGCGCGCGGCGCTGGCGCCCGACGACGGCCCGGGCCTCCTGGACCGGCTCAAGGCCCGGGTGCCCTACCTCGAGCGGGTCCTGCGGGCGGCGACGCGCTACAGCGAGCAGCGTGGCGGCTACTTCGCAGCCGGCATCACCTACTACACCGTGCTCGCCCTGGTACCGATCGTCATGGTCGCCTTCGCCGCGCTGGGCTTCGTGCTCGCCGGGCAGCCCGGACTCGTCCAGCAGGTCCGCGACGGGGTCACCACGGCGGTGCCCGGTGACCTGCAGACGACCGTGAACAAGCTGGTCGACACCGCGATCACGCAGCGGAGCAAGGTGGGCATCGTCGGACTGGTGGCTGCGGTCTACTCCGGGCTGGGGTGGATGTCCAACATCCGGGAGGGTCTCACGGCGGTCTGGCGCCAGCACCCGCCCGACAAGATCTTCCTGCTGAAGAAGCTCGGCGACCTCGGCGCCTTCCTCGGCCTCGGCCTCGCCCTGGTCGTCTCGGTGCTGATCTCCGTGGTCGGCGGGGCCAGCACCAGCTTCGTCATCGGTCTCGTGGGTCTCGACGGGGTGCCGGGGGCGTTCATCCTCACCCGGATCGTGGCCATCGTGCTGTCGATCCTGGTCAGCTGGATGCTGTTCTCCTGGGTCATCGCCAAGCTGCCCAGGGTGGCGGTGGGGCTGCGCAGCGCGCTGACCGGCGCCCTGCTGGCCGCGGTGGTCTTCGAGGGGTTCAAGCAGGCCGCGAGCTACATCCTCAAGGGGACCCTCAGCTCGCCCGGGTTCGAGCTCTTCGGGCCGGTGATCGCCATCCTGGTGTTCGTGTTCTACACCGGGCAGGTGGTGCTGTTCAGCACTGCGTTCGCGGCGACCACCGAGCAGAGCCTGCGGGGGCAGACGGTTCCCGTCCCCGGTCCGGCGGTCGTCACCACCCGCCTGGAGATCTCGCCCGCGCCCAACGTGGGCGGCGTCCTCACGGGTGTGGGGGTGGGAGTGCTCGCCCTGCTCGGCCTGGGGTGGCGCCACCGGCGGTGA
- a CDS encoding ABC transporter ATP-binding protein → MDTPPVIELRGITKRFPGVVANRDVTLAVAPRTVHALVGENGAGKSTLMKILYGMQRPDEGVILLGGAETVLASPAEAIAAGIGMVHQHFMLADNLTVLENVVIGAEKVAGIGERARARIRELGSRYGMRLEPDALVETLGVGDRQRVEILKVLYRGATTIILDEPTAVLVPQEVDELFDNLRELTREGLTVVFISHKLDEVRAVADTITVMRRGTTVSTVRAADVTSRQLAELMVGSELPTAGERPSTVTERVALQLDGVTVLAGGAGSRAIVDGVSLTVHAGEVLGIAGVEGNGQAELVDAVLGLRDSAGTVRMVDAGGTLHDVSAWSTRRRREAGLGFIPEDRHRQALLLEAPLWENRMLGHQTQAPNSRGVLLDTRNAKEDTRRIVAEYDVRTPGIDVTASALSGGNQQKLIVGREMSHHPVVLVAAHPTRGVDVGAQAAIWGHVRRAQEAGLAVLLISADLDELIGMSDRIQVVLRGRLVAEVDPRTVTPEQLGAAMTGADGPSAATTGAQP, encoded by the coding sequence GTGGACACCCCACCGGTCATCGAGCTGCGCGGCATCACCAAGCGCTTCCCGGGTGTCGTGGCCAACCGCGACGTCACCCTGGCCGTCGCCCCCCGCACCGTGCACGCGCTGGTCGGGGAGAACGGGGCGGGCAAGTCGACGCTGATGAAGATCCTCTACGGCATGCAGCGCCCCGACGAGGGCGTCATCCTCCTCGGCGGCGCCGAGACCGTGCTGGCCTCGCCCGCCGAGGCGATCGCCGCGGGCATCGGCATGGTCCACCAGCACTTCATGCTCGCCGACAACCTCACCGTCCTGGAGAACGTCGTCATCGGCGCTGAGAAGGTGGCGGGTATCGGCGAGAGGGCCCGTGCTCGCATCCGTGAGCTGGGCAGCCGGTACGGCATGCGCCTGGAGCCGGACGCGCTGGTGGAGACCCTGGGGGTGGGCGACCGGCAGAGGGTGGAGATCCTCAAGGTCCTCTACCGCGGCGCGACCACGATCATCCTCGACGAGCCCACCGCGGTGCTGGTGCCGCAGGAGGTCGACGAGCTCTTCGACAACCTGCGCGAGCTCACCCGCGAGGGCCTCACCGTCGTGTTCATCAGCCACAAGCTCGACGAGGTGCGGGCGGTGGCCGACACCATCACCGTCATGCGCCGCGGCACCACCGTCTCGACTGTCCGCGCGGCCGACGTGACCAGCCGCCAGCTCGCCGAGCTGATGGTCGGCAGCGAGCTCCCCACTGCCGGCGAACGTCCGAGCACCGTCACCGAGCGGGTGGCGCTGCAGCTGGACGGGGTGACCGTGCTGGCCGGGGGTGCGGGCTCCCGGGCGATCGTCGACGGCGTCAGCCTCACCGTGCACGCGGGGGAGGTGCTCGGCATCGCGGGCGTGGAGGGCAACGGCCAGGCCGAGCTCGTCGACGCCGTCCTCGGCCTGCGCGACAGCGCCGGCACCGTGCGGATGGTCGACGCCGGGGGAACCCTGCACGACGTCAGCGCCTGGTCCACGCGTCGGCGCCGCGAGGCCGGTCTCGGGTTCATCCCCGAGGACCGCCACCGCCAGGCCCTGCTGCTGGAGGCGCCGCTGTGGGAGAACCGCATGCTCGGCCACCAGACCCAGGCGCCGAACAGCCGGGGCGTGCTGCTGGACACCCGGAACGCCAAGGAGGACACCCGGCGCATCGTGGCCGAGTACGACGTCCGCACCCCGGGCATCGACGTCACCGCGTCGGCGCTCTCCGGCGGCAACCAGCAGAAGCTCATCGTCGGTCGGGAGATGAGCCACCACCCGGTGGTCCTCGTGGCCGCCCACCCGACCCGGGGCGTGGACGTCGGTGCGCAGGCCGCCATCTGGGGCCACGTCCGCCGTGCCCAGGAGGCCGGCCTCGCGGTGCTGCTCATCTCCGCCGACCTCGACGAGCTCATCGGCATGTCCGACCGCATCCAGGTGGTGCTGCGCGGGCGCCTCGTCGCGGAGGTCGACCCGCGCACCGTCACCCCCGAGCAGCTCGGCGCCGCGATGACGGGAGCGGACGGACCCAGCGCCGCCACGACGGGAGCACAGCCATGA
- a CDS encoding ABC transporter permease, which yields MRKLDLRSVALGVAAPALALLLALVVGAVVIVVSGASPLTAVEAISKSANLARIQTATVNTAITYYLAAVAVAVGFRMNLFNIGVDGQYRVAAMLAAAAGAAWSLPPVLHQLVIILVAVAAGAAWSGIAAILKVTRGVSEVISTIMLNAIATGLVAWLILPAQFGTVVPGSNDLKTATIAESGRVPSLPAIPGPGSTQGIYGLVVLALLVGFGYWFLMGFTRFGFDLRATGRSATAAVASGVSVRRMVLVSMLISGGVAGLVGLPVLLGSSYSYGLDFPTGIGFTGIAVALLGRNHPLGMVFGALLWSFLERTSNGLQAVKISSEIVTIVQGVIVISVVVAYELVRRYKLVLQQREVGRTAAPVGPTPTTEVVA from the coding sequence ATGAGGAAGCTCGACCTGCGATCGGTCGCCCTGGGCGTCGCCGCGCCCGCGCTGGCCCTGCTGCTGGCGCTGGTGGTGGGTGCCGTCGTCATCGTCGTCTCGGGAGCCTCCCCCCTGACGGCGGTCGAGGCCATCAGCAAGAGCGCGAACCTGGCGAGGATCCAGACCGCCACGGTCAACACGGCGATCACCTACTACCTGGCCGCCGTGGCCGTGGCGGTCGGCTTCCGGATGAACCTGTTCAACATCGGGGTGGACGGTCAGTACCGGGTCGCCGCGATGCTCGCCGCGGCCGCCGGGGCGGCGTGGAGCCTGCCGCCGGTGCTGCACCAGCTGGTCATCATCCTGGTGGCCGTCGCGGCGGGTGCCGCGTGGTCGGGCATCGCCGCGATCCTCAAGGTCACCCGCGGCGTCAGCGAGGTGATCTCGACGATCATGCTCAACGCCATCGCGACGGGGCTGGTCGCCTGGCTCATCCTGCCCGCGCAGTTCGGCACCGTGGTGCCCGGCAGCAACGACCTCAAGACCGCGACGATCGCCGAGTCCGGCCGTGTCCCGTCGCTGCCGGCCATCCCCGGGCCGGGCAGCACCCAAGGCATCTACGGACTCGTCGTCCTGGCGCTGCTGGTCGGGTTCGGCTACTGGTTCCTGATGGGCTTCACCCGCTTCGGCTTCGACCTGCGCGCGACGGGTCGCTCGGCCACGGCCGCGGTGGCTTCCGGGGTGAGCGTGAGGCGCATGGTGCTGGTGTCCATGCTCATCTCCGGCGGGGTCGCCGGGCTGGTGGGGCTGCCCGTGCTGCTCGGTTCCTCCTACAGCTACGGCCTGGACTTCCCCACGGGCATCGGGTTCACCGGGATCGCGGTGGCCCTGCTCGGTCGCAACCACCCCCTGGGGATGGTTTTCGGCGCCCTGCTGTGGAGCTTCCTCGAGCGCACCTCCAACGGCCTGCAGGCGGTCAAGATCTCCTCGGAGATCGTCACCATCGTCCAGGGCGTCATCGTCATCAGCGTGGTGGTGGCCTACGAGCTCGTCCGCCGCTACAAGCTGGTGCTGCAGCAGCGGGAGGTCGGCCGCACCGCGGCCCCCGTGGGCCCGACGCCGACCACGGAGGTGGTGGCGTGA
- a CDS encoding succinate dehydrogenase hydrophobic membrane anchor subunit, producing MATIDRPNHLAAPRTPSRVGGRKTGGRNNFELYAWLFMRFSGLALVVLVLGHLFIMNILDGGVHRINFGFVAGRWASPFWQLWDLSMLWLAQLHGGNGLRTVINDYSRKDSTRFWLTTLLYVSMVLIIGLGTYVIFTFDPNIGS from the coding sequence ATGGCCACGATCGACCGCCCGAACCACCTCGCCGCGCCCCGCACGCCCTCCCGGGTCGGCGGTCGCAAGACCGGGGGCCGCAACAACTTCGAGCTCTACGCGTGGCTGTTCATGCGCTTCTCCGGACTCGCGCTCGTGGTCCTGGTGCTCGGCCACCTGTTCATCATGAACATCCTCGACGGCGGGGTGCACCGCATCAACTTCGGCTTCGTGGCCGGCCGGTGGGCCAGCCCGTTCTGGCAGCTGTGGGACCTCTCCATGCTCTGGCTCGCCCAGCTGCACGGCGGCAACGGCCTCCGCACGGTCATCAACGACTACTCGCGCAAGGACTCCACCCGTTTCTGGCTGACCACGCTGCTCTACGTGTCGATGGTGCTCATCATCGGCCTCGGGACGTACGTGATCTTCACCTTCGACCCCAACATCGGGAGCTGA